One Acidimicrobiales bacterium DNA segment encodes these proteins:
- a CDS encoding fructose bisphosphate aldolase, which translates to MNQEQLDKVRHGKGFIAALDQSGGSTPKALRLYGVDEDAYGNEAEMFDRIHEMRSRIVTSPSFTGDRVLGAILFEMTMDREVEGRGTGDHLWSEKQVVPFLKVDKGLAADADGAQVMKPIDGLDELLGRAVEKGMFGTKMRSVVKEADPKGVAAVVDQQFEVGRRIVAAGLVPIIEPEIDIHSPSKAEAEALLSAAIAEHLDSLGPDQLVMLKLTLPEEPGFYQDLVDHPRVARVVALSGGYSRDEANRRLALNPGVIASFSRALTEGLTAQQSDAEFDASLDAAIQGIYDASIA; encoded by the coding sequence ATGAACCAGGAGCAGCTGGACAAGGTCAGGCACGGGAAGGGCTTCATCGCCGCCCTGGACCAGAGCGGGGGCAGCACGCCCAAGGCCCTGCGGCTCTACGGCGTGGACGAGGACGCCTACGGCAACGAGGCCGAGATGTTCGACCGCATCCACGAGATGCGCAGCCGGATCGTCACCAGCCCCAGCTTCACCGGTGACCGGGTGCTGGGGGCCATCCTGTTCGAGATGACCATGGACCGCGAGGTCGAGGGGCGGGGGACCGGCGACCACCTGTGGTCCGAGAAGCAGGTCGTCCCGTTCCTGAAGGTCGACAAGGGCCTGGCCGCCGACGCCGACGGGGCCCAGGTCATGAAGCCCATCGACGGGCTGGACGAGCTGCTGGGCCGGGCCGTCGAGAAGGGCATGTTCGGGACCAAGATGCGCTCGGTGGTCAAGGAGGCCGACCCCAAGGGCGTCGCGGCCGTCGTCGACCAGCAGTTCGAGGTCGGCCGGCGCATCGTGGCCGCCGGCCTGGTGCCCATCATCGAGCCCGAGATCGACATCCACAGCCCGTCCAAGGCCGAGGCCGAGGCCCTGCTCTCGGCGGCCATCGCCGAGCACCTCGACTCCTTGGGCCCTGACCAGCTGGTGATGCTGAAGCTGACCCTCCCGGAGGAGCCCGGCTTCTACCAGGACCTGGTCGACCACCCCCGGGTGGCCCGGGTGGTGGCCCTCTCCGGGGGCTACAGCCGCGACGAGGCCAACCGCCGCCTGGCCCTCAACCCGGGCGTGATCGCCAGCTTCTCGCGGGCCCTGACCGAGGGCCTCACCGCCCAGCAGAGCGACGCCGAGTTCGACGCCTCCCTCGACGCGGCCATCCAGGGCATCTACGACGCCTCCATCGCCTGA
- a CDS encoding tryptophan--tRNA ligase: MADPARPVSLTGIKPTGEPHLGNYVGAIAPALARTSTADTVYFIADYHALTTIRDPAELRRYTRSVAATWLAAGLDPERTTFYRQSDVPQTFELAWVLSCVTPKGLMNRAHAYKAARDRNEAAGEHPDHHVNMGLYNYPVLMAADILLMGAHVVPVGKDQVQHVEYAADIAGSFNALYGAACTLVVPEPVVPGDDGGRTLPGLDGRKMSKSYGNTIPLFAPAGRLRKLVRGIVTDSTPVDAPKDPDSSAPFQILEQFAPADVVAATRARLEAGGMGWGDLKNQLAEVLEEQLAPLRARYDELMAPGSELDDVLAEGAARARARADDLVARVRAAVGM, from the coding sequence ATGGCCGACCCAGCCCGCCCGGTGTCCCTGACCGGGATCAAGCCGACGGGTGAGCCCCACCTGGGCAACTACGTGGGGGCCATCGCCCCGGCCCTGGCCCGGACGAGCACGGCCGACACCGTCTACTTCATCGCCGACTACCACGCCCTGACCACCATCCGGGACCCGGCCGAGCTGCGGCGCTACACCCGGTCGGTGGCGGCCACCTGGCTGGCGGCCGGGCTCGACCCCGAGCGCACCACGTTCTACCGGCAGTCCGACGTCCCCCAGACCTTCGAGCTGGCCTGGGTCCTGTCCTGCGTCACCCCCAAGGGGCTCATGAACCGGGCCCACGCCTACAAGGCGGCCCGGGACCGCAACGAGGCGGCGGGGGAGCACCCCGACCACCACGTCAACATGGGCCTCTACAACTACCCGGTGCTGATGGCGGCCGACATCCTGCTCATGGGGGCCCACGTGGTGCCGGTGGGCAAGGACCAGGTCCAGCACGTCGAGTACGCGGCCGACATCGCCGGCAGCTTCAACGCCCTCTACGGCGCGGCCTGCACCCTGGTGGTGCCCGAGCCGGTGGTCCCCGGCGACGACGGCGGGCGCACCCTGCCCGGCCTCGACGGTCGCAAGATGAGCAAGAGCTACGGAAACACCATCCCCCTCTTCGCCCCGGCCGGGCGGCTGCGGAAGCTGGTGCGGGGCATAGTCACCGACAGCACGCCGGTGGACGCCCCCAAGGACCCCGACTCCTCGGCCCCGTTCCAGATCCTCGAGCAGTTCGCCCCGGCCGACGTGGTGGCCGCCACCCGGGCCCGCCTGGAGGCCGGCGGCATGGGGTGGGGCGACCTGAAGAACCAGCTGGCCGAGGTGCTGGAGGAGCAGCTGGCCCCGCTGCGGGCCCGCTACGACGAGCTGATGGCGCCCGGCAGCGAGCTGGACGACGTGCTGGCCGAGGGGGCGGCCCGGGCCCGGGCCCGGGCCGACGACCTGGTCGCTCGGGTGCGGGCCGCGGTCGGCATGTAG
- a CDS encoding 2-oxoacid:acceptor oxidoreductase subunit alpha — protein sequence MTVTEPTGAEPVELDRVIIRVAGDSGDGMQLTGDRFTSASALFGNDLATLPDFPAEIRAPGGTLAGVSAFQVQISDHEITTPGDAPDVLVAMNPAALRKELARLAAGGTLIVNTDAFDERNLTKAGYRTNPLEDGSLEGYTLYEVPMTSLTKEAVQPLGVKPRDAERSKNFFALGLLSWMYTRPLEPTVDWLGTKFGASPTVRDANLVALRAGHAFGETAELFDQPYRVKPARLAPGTYTNITGNTALAWGLIAAGQLAGLPVFLGSYPITPASDILHELSRHKEFGIRTLQAEDEIAGIGAAIGAAFGGHLGVTTTSGPGLALKAEALGLAVSLELPLLVIDIQRGGPSTGLPTKTEASDLLQAMYGRHGESPVPVVAARSPSHCFAVAIEAARIALRYRTPVILLSDGYLANGSEPWRLPEVADLPDISVPFATEPNHTGPEGEALFWPYQRDPATLARPWAVPGTPGLEHRIGGLEKEDGSGNISYEPANHEHMVELRARRVAGIAQDIGPVTLTGDTDGADILVLGWGSTWGAIDGGVNRCRARGLRVAHGHLTHLNPFPPDLGPLLARHPRVLVPEMNLGQLSRLVRAEYLVDAHSVTKVRGVPFTAAEIETAIAKELGA from the coding sequence GTGACCGTGACCGAACCCACCGGTGCCGAACCGGTCGAGCTCGACCGGGTCATCATCCGGGTGGCGGGCGACTCGGGCGACGGCATGCAGCTCACCGGGGACCGCTTCACCAGCGCCAGCGCCCTGTTCGGCAACGATCTGGCCACCCTGCCCGACTTCCCGGCCGAGATCCGGGCCCCGGGCGGCACCCTGGCCGGGGTCAGCGCCTTCCAGGTCCAGATCTCCGACCACGAGATCACCACCCCCGGCGACGCCCCCGACGTGCTGGTGGCCATGAACCCCGCCGCCCTCCGCAAGGAGCTGGCCCGCCTGGCCGCCGGCGGCACCCTCATCGTCAACACCGACGCCTTCGACGAGCGGAACCTGACCAAGGCCGGCTACCGCACCAACCCCCTGGAGGACGGCAGCCTGGAGGGCTACACCCTCTACGAGGTGCCCATGACCTCCCTCACCAAGGAGGCGGTCCAGCCCCTGGGGGTGAAGCCCCGCGACGCCGAGCGGTCCAAGAACTTCTTCGCCCTGGGGCTGCTGTCGTGGATGTACACCCGGCCCCTGGAGCCCACCGTCGACTGGTTGGGGACCAAGTTCGGCGCCTCGCCCACCGTCCGCGACGCCAACCTGGTCGCCCTGCGGGCCGGGCACGCCTTCGGCGAGACGGCCGAGCTGTTCGACCAGCCCTACCGGGTCAAGCCGGCCCGCCTGGCCCCCGGGACCTACACCAACATCACCGGCAACACCGCCCTGGCCTGGGGCCTGATCGCCGCCGGGCAGCTGGCCGGCCTGCCCGTGTTCCTGGGCAGCTACCCCATCACCCCCGCCTCGGACATCCTCCACGAGCTGAGCCGGCACAAGGAGTTCGGGATCCGCACCCTCCAGGCCGAGGACGAGATCGCCGGCATCGGCGCCGCCATCGGGGCCGCCTTCGGGGGCCACCTGGGGGTGACCACCACCAGCGGGCCGGGCCTGGCCCTCAAGGCCGAGGCCCTGGGCCTGGCCGTCAGCCTGGAGCTGCCCCTGCTGGTCATCGACATCCAGCGGGGCGGCCCCTCCACCGGGCTGCCGACCAAGACCGAGGCCTCGGACCTGCTCCAGGCCATGTACGGCCGCCACGGCGAGTCGCCGGTGCCGGTGGTGGCGGCCCGCAGCCCGTCGCACTGCTTCGCGGTGGCCATCGAGGCGGCCCGCATCGCCCTGCGCTACCGGACGCCGGTGATCCTGCTCTCCGACGGCTACCTGGCCAACGGGTCGGAGCCGTGGCGGCTGCCGGAGGTGGCCGACCTGCCCGACATCTCGGTCCCCTTCGCCACCGAGCCCAACCACACCGGCCCCGAGGGCGAGGCCCTGTTCTGGCCCTACCAGCGCGACCCGGCCACCCTGGCCCGGCCCTGGGCCGTGCCCGGCACGCCGGGCCTGGAGCACCGCATCGGCGGCCTGGAGAAGGAGGACGGCTCGGGCAACATCAGCTACGAGCCGGCCAACCACGAGCACATGGTCGAGCTGCGGGCCCGCCGGGTGGCCGGCATCGCCCAGGACATCGGGCCCGTCACCCTGACCGGCGACACCGACGGCGCCGACATCCTGGTCCTGGGGTGGGGCTCCACGTGGGGCGCCATCGACGGCGGGGTGAACCGGTGCCGGGCCCGGGGCCTGCGGGTGGCCCACGGCCACCTCACCCACCTCAACCCCTTCCCGCCCGACCTCGGGCCCCTCCTGGCCCGGCACCCCCGGGTGCTGGTGCCGGAGATGAACCTGGGCCAGCTCTCCCGCCTGGTGCGGGCCGAGTACCTGGTCGACGCCCACTCCGTCACCAAGGTCCGGGGCGTGCCCTTCACCGCGGCCGAGATCGAGACCGCCATCGCCAAGGAGCTGGGGGCGTGA
- a CDS encoding 2-oxoacid:ferredoxin oxidoreductase subunit beta: MTDTLVPEPTTTAKDWSSDQEPRWCPGCGDYSILKAVQTLMPSLGVAREDTVFLSGIGCAARFPYYMDTYGMHTIHGRAPAIATGLAMARPDLDVWVVTGDGDALSIGGNHLIHALRRNVDITILLFNNQIYGLTKGQYSPTSERGKVTKSTPFGSLDQPFNPVSLALGAEATFVARTHDMDRAHMMETIRRAHDHRGAALVEVYQNCNVFNDGAFGAITSRGNRESMLIPLRHGEPIRFGAEGERGVVLDGRDGPRVVDVAEAGPEALLVHDEARPDPALAFMLSRLATGPHEPTPIGVFRAVEQPDYGAETDRQLAAAQAGNTAELEALLHSRPTWEA; the protein is encoded by the coding sequence ATGACCGACACCCTCGTGCCCGAGCCCACCACCACGGCCAAGGACTGGTCGAGCGACCAGGAGCCCCGCTGGTGCCCCGGGTGCGGCGACTACTCCATCCTCAAGGCGGTGCAGACGCTCATGCCCAGCCTGGGCGTGGCCCGGGAGGACACCGTGTTCCTGTCCGGCATCGGCTGCGCGGCCCGGTTCCCGTACTACATGGACACCTACGGGATGCACACCATCCACGGCCGGGCCCCGGCCATCGCCACCGGCCTGGCCATGGCCCGCCCCGACCTCGACGTGTGGGTCGTCACCGGCGACGGCGACGCCCTGTCCATCGGCGGCAACCACCTCATCCACGCCCTGCGCCGCAACGTCGACATCACCATCCTGCTGTTCAACAACCAGATCTACGGGCTGACCAAGGGCCAGTACTCGCCCACCAGCGAGCGGGGCAAGGTCACCAAGTCGACCCCCTTCGGCAGCCTCGACCAACCCTTCAACCCGGTCAGCCTGGCCCTGGGGGCCGAGGCCACGTTCGTGGCCCGCACCCACGACATGGACCGGGCCCACATGATGGAGACCATCCGCCGGGCCCATGACCACCGGGGGGCGGCGCTGGTCGAGGTGTACCAGAACTGCAACGTCTTCAACGACGGCGCCTTCGGGGCCATCACGTCACGGGGCAACCGCGAGTCGATGCTCATCCCCCTGCGCCACGGCGAGCCCATCCGCTTCGGGGCCGAGGGGGAGCGGGGCGTGGTCCTCGACGGCCGGGACGGCCCCCGCGTCGTCGACGTGGCCGAGGCCGGCCCCGAGGCCCTGCTGGTCCACGACGAGGCCCGCCCCGACCCGGCCCTGGCCTTCATGCTCAGCCGCCTGGCCACCGGGCCCCACGAGCCCACCCCCATCGGCGTGTTCCGGGCCGTGGAACAGCCCGACTACGGGGCCGAGACCGACCGCCAGCTGGCCGCGGCCCAAGCTGGCAACACCGCCGAGCTGGAGGCGCTGCTCCACTCCCGCCCCACCTGGGAGGCCTGA
- the galE gene encoding UDP-glucose 4-epimerase GalE gives MTVLVTGGAGYIGAHTARLLRERGRDVVVLDSLEGGRPEATLGAPLVVGDIADADLVRATVEEHGVEAIIHFAAYKAAGESMEQPGRYFANNVGKANALFDAARAVGVDRVVFSSTCAVYGTPQGLPVAEDHPLAPENPYAESKRMVEQMLRWYSELHGMRSVSLRYFNAAGASADGRIGEDWTVTLNLVPLVMKAALGRIPQVTVFGTDYPTRDGTGVRDYVHVEDLADAHVRALDHLEAGGETTHVNLGTGVGSTVREVLDMAREVSGVDIPSADAPRRPGDAAEIYGDNRRALDLLGWRPDRDLRTILTSAWAWHSSHPDGYDTA, from the coding sequence ATGACCGTCCTCGTCACCGGCGGCGCCGGCTACATCGGGGCCCACACCGCCCGCCTGCTGCGGGAGCGGGGCCGCGACGTGGTGGTCCTCGACTCCCTGGAGGGGGGTCGGCCCGAGGCCACCCTGGGCGCCCCGCTGGTGGTGGGCGACATCGCCGATGCCGACCTGGTGCGGGCCACCGTCGAGGAGCACGGCGTGGAGGCCATCATCCACTTCGCGGCCTACAAGGCGGCCGGCGAGTCCATGGAGCAGCCCGGCCGGTACTTCGCCAACAACGTGGGCAAGGCCAACGCGCTGTTCGACGCGGCCCGGGCCGTGGGGGTGGACCGGGTGGTGTTCTCCTCCACCTGCGCGGTGTACGGCACCCCCCAGGGGCTGCCGGTGGCCGAGGACCACCCCCTGGCGCCGGAGAACCCGTACGCCGAGAGCAAGCGGATGGTCGAGCAGATGCTCCGCTGGTACTCCGAGCTCCACGGGATGCGCTCGGTGAGCCTGCGCTACTTCAACGCCGCCGGCGCCTCGGCCGACGGCCGCATCGGCGAGGACTGGACCGTCACCTTGAACCTGGTCCCGCTGGTGATGAAGGCGGCCCTGGGCCGCATCCCGCAGGTCACCGTGTTCGGCACCGACTACCCCACCCGCGACGGCACCGGCGTCCGCGACTACGTCCACGTCGAGGACCTGGCCGACGCCCACGTGCGGGCCCTCGACCACCTGGAGGCCGGCGGCGAGACCACGCACGTCAACCTGGGCACGGGGGTGGGCTCGACCGTGCGCGAGGTGCTGGACATGGCCCGGGAGGTGAGCGGGGTCGACATCCCCTCGGCCGACGCCCCCCGCCGCCCCGGCGACGCGGCCGAGATCTACGGCGACAACCGCCGGGCCCTGGACCTGCTGGGCTGGCGCCCCGATCGCGACCTGCGCACCATCCTCACCTCGGCCTGGGCCTGGCACTCGTCCCACCCCGACGGCTACGACACGGCCTGA
- a CDS encoding DUF1844 domain-containing protein: MSSLWTPGGEHEVPRSRTEPDPAGAAPPEGPELDPETEAALAAMSPEERAQAEQMIAEMARARDELARTPAAVVVSNHAMGLYELGAIHLSQQPPNLDQAALAVDGLAALVGALEGRLGEHEATLRQALTQLQMAFVELGRRAAGGDEPAPEG, encoded by the coding sequence ATGAGCAGCCTGTGGACCCCCGGTGGCGAGCACGAGGTGCCCCGCTCCCGGACCGAGCCCGACCCCGCCGGCGCGGCCCCCCCGGAAGGGCCGGAGCTCGACCCGGAGACCGAGGCGGCCCTGGCCGCCATGTCCCCCGAGGAACGGGCCCAAGCCGAGCAGATGATCGCCGAGATGGCCCGGGCCCGGGACGAGCTGGCCCGCACGCCGGCCGCCGTGGTGGTGTCCAACCACGCCATGGGCCTCTACGAGCTGGGTGCCATCCACCTGTCCCAGCAGCCGCCCAACCTGGACCAGGCCGCGCTGGCCGTCGACGGGCTGGCCGCCCTGGTCGGCGCCCTGGAGGGCCGCCTGGGCGAGCACGAGGCCACCCTGCGCCAGGCCCTGACCCAGCTGCAGATGGCCTTCGTGGAGCTCGGCCGCCGGGCCGCGGGGGGCGACGAGCCCGCTCCCGAGGGATGA
- the infC gene encoding translation initiation factor IF-3, giving the protein MLATGGPQAAHGHSLSRRRGACGGARLRSQAERPYPRRHIRTRKRGLGSHPATSGAPGRSTQGPQGPFADVGFPASASFFLRLRIIPSPHRRKHPPHEGRPAIAAPPHNDEPRINDRIRAREVRLVGADGSQIGIRPLPEALAIARELDLDLVEVADKANPPVCRIMDYGKYKYEAAQKAKESRRKSTNVVIKEMKYRPKIGSGDFDTKTKKVERFLAEGHKVKVTIMFRGREMAHPELGKKILDHVADEVVHLARVEVVPKLDGRNMIMVLAPDKRAQAAHAAKLKEEAEAAAVDGTAPVAAAPAPDAPAPPLAPSAPLPTDAPEAADPDDAPAPAPAAPADSDAAAS; this is encoded by the coding sequence GTGCTCGCCACCGGGGGTCCACAGGCTGCTCATGGGCACTCTCTCAGTCGTCGTCGGGGGGCGTGCGGGGGCGCTCGGTTGCGGTCGCAGGCGGAACGCCCGTACCCTAGGCGCCACATCCGAACACGGAAGCGGGGCCTCGGCTCCCACCCGGCCACCAGCGGTGCGCCGGGTCGATCGACGCAAGGTCCTCAGGGGCCGTTCGCGGACGTCGGCTTCCCGGCGTCCGCATCGTTCTTTTTGCGGCTTCGGATCATCCCATCCCCGCACCGGAGGAAGCACCCACCGCATGAAGGAAGACCGGCCATAGCTGCGCCGCCGCACAACGACGAGCCTCGCATCAACGACCGCATCCGGGCCCGTGAGGTCCGCCTGGTCGGAGCCGACGGGTCCCAGATCGGGATCCGACCGCTGCCCGAGGCCCTCGCCATAGCCCGTGAACTGGATCTCGACCTCGTGGAGGTGGCCGACAAGGCCAACCCGCCGGTCTGCCGGATCATGGACTACGGCAAGTACAAGTACGAGGCGGCCCAGAAGGCCAAGGAGTCCCGCCGCAAGAGCACCAACGTCGTCATCAAGGAGATGAAGTACCGGCCCAAGATCGGGTCCGGCGACTTCGACACCAAGACCAAGAAGGTCGAGCGGTTCCTCGCCGAGGGCCACAAGGTGAAGGTGACGATCATGTTCCGGGGGCGCGAGATGGCGCACCCGGAGCTGGGCAAGAAGATCCTCGACCACGTCGCCGACGAGGTCGTCCACCTGGCCCGGGTGGAGGTGGTGCCCAAGCTGGACGGCCGCAACATGATCATGGTCCTGGCGCCCGACAAGCGGGCCCAGGCCGCCCACGCCGCCAAGCTCAAGGAGGAGGCCGAGGCCGCCGCCGTCGACGGCACCGCCCCGGTCGCCGCCGCCCCGGCTCCCGACGCCCCCGCCCCACCCCTGGCCCCTTCCGCCCCCCTTCCCACCGACGCCCCCGAGGCAGCCGACCCCGACGACGCCCCGGCCCCGGCCCCCGCCGCCCCGGCCGACAGCGACGCCGCCGCCTCGTAG
- the rpmI gene encoding 50S ribosomal protein L35 — protein MPKMKTHRGAAKRFKTTGSGRLRRQQANKRHILEKKPSTRTRRLSADVDVAPGDAPRIERLLGRR, from the coding sequence ATGCCCAAGATGAAGACCCACCGCGGCGCGGCCAAGCGCTTCAAGACCACCGGCTCCGGCCGGCTCCGGCGCCAGCAGGCCAACAAGCGGCACATCCTGGAGAAGAAGCCCTCCACCCGGACGCGTCGCCTCTCGGCCGACGTCGACGTGGCCCCCGGCGACGCCCCCCGCATCGAGCGCCTGCTCGGGCGCCGGTAG
- the rplT gene encoding 50S ribosomal protein L20, whose amino-acid sequence MARVKRSVSSKKHRKATLERAKGYYGNKSRSYRAANEQVMHSLQYAYRDRRARKGEFRKLWIQRINAACRENGMSYSRFISGLRIAQVDVDRKVLAELAVADPQAFAALVKVAAEAQPAA is encoded by the coding sequence ATGGCCCGCGTCAAGCGATCCGTGAGCAGCAAGAAGCACCGCAAGGCCACCCTCGAGCGCGCCAAGGGCTACTACGGCAACAAGAGCCGCTCGTACCGCGCCGCCAACGAGCAGGTGATGCACTCCCTCCAGTACGCCTACCGGGACCGCCGGGCCCGCAAGGGCGAGTTCCGCAAGCTCTGGATCCAGCGCATCAACGCCGCCTGCCGCGAGAACGGCATGTCCTACAGCCGCTTCATCAGCGGGCTGCGCATCGCCCAGGTCGACGTGGACCGCAAGGTGCTGGCCGAGCTGGCGGTGGCCGACCCGCAGGCCTTCGCCGCCCTGGTGAAGGTGGCCGCCGAGGCCCAGCCCGCGGCCTGA
- a CDS encoding RNA methyltransferase: MELGRLARDNRARAEAGRFVLDGPVLLAEALAAGVVVEAAYVDPDALDRPEVAAALAAAEAAAVPCWAVAGGLRGHVEVTTPHGLAAVARIPGAAPAGEGGGPVLHIVLVGVADPGNAGTLLRTAEAVGATSVVLTDGSVDPWSPKVVRASAGSVLRVPIRRGPAAAVLAELAAAGVRTVGTRARDGAPPDRVDLAGPVALVLGSEAHGLPDEVAAAVDAWASLPMRGRVESLNVAVAGSVLAFEVVRQRSRTGAGRAATMDP; this comes from the coding sequence GTGGAGCTGGGCCGCCTGGCCCGCGACAACCGGGCCCGGGCCGAGGCCGGGCGCTTCGTGCTGGACGGGCCCGTGCTGCTGGCCGAGGCCCTGGCCGCCGGGGTGGTGGTGGAGGCCGCCTATGTCGACCCCGACGCCCTGGACCGGCCCGAGGTGGCCGCCGCCCTGGCCGCGGCCGAGGCGGCCGCCGTGCCCTGCTGGGCCGTCGCCGGCGGCCTGCGCGGCCACGTCGAGGTGACCACCCCCCACGGGCTGGCCGCGGTGGCCCGCATCCCCGGCGCCGCCCCCGCGGGGGAGGGCGGGGGGCCCGTTCTCCACATCGTCCTGGTGGGGGTGGCCGACCCCGGCAACGCCGGCACCCTCCTCCGCACCGCCGAGGCGGTGGGGGCCACGTCCGTGGTCCTCACCGACGGCTCGGTCGACCCCTGGTCGCCCAAGGTGGTCCGGGCCTCGGCCGGCTCGGTGCTGCGCGTCCCGATCCGACGGGGCCCGGCCGCCGCCGTGCTGGCCGAGCTGGCCGCCGCCGGCGTCCGGACCGTCGGGACCCGGGCCCGGGACGGCGCCCCGCCCGACCGGGTGGACCTGGCCGGCCCGGTGGCCCTGGTGCTGGGCAGCGAGGCCCACGGCCTGCCCGACGAGGTGGCCGCCGCCGTCGACGCGTGGGCCTCCTTGCCCATGCGGGGCCGGGTGGAGTCCCTGAACGTGGCCGTGGCCGGCTCGGTGCTGGCCTTCGAGGTGGTCCGGCAACGATCCCGCACCGGCGCCGGGCGGGCCGCCACCATGGACCCGTGA
- a CDS encoding HAMP domain-containing sensor histidine kinase, giving the protein MTAPQPPAPPPDGGAAGPPPAGEEPVDAIELIATVSHELRSPLTSIKGFTSLLLSRWDGIADDRKQEMLEQVRHDADRVTRMLTELLDISRLEKGRLHLRTRIVDLPALARSVVDKVALEEEALEVELSFPDDLPEVLADADKVEQVLTNLVENAAKYASPEGLRIEGAVAAGGAVVAVAVHDRGPGIPPEDLPRVFERFFRREVGRPTGTGLGLWISRGLVEAHGGTLTAASVAGQGSTFTFTLPVGAPPGP; this is encoded by the coding sequence GTGACCGCTCCCCAGCCCCCGGCCCCGCCACCGGACGGCGGGGCGGCCGGGCCGCCACCGGCCGGTGAGGAGCCGGTCGACGCCATCGAGCTCATCGCCACCGTGAGCCACGAGCTGCGCAGCCCGCTCACCTCCATCAAGGGCTTCACCAGCCTGCTCCTGTCCCGGTGGGACGGCATCGCCGACGACCGCAAGCAGGAGATGCTCGAGCAGGTCCGCCACGACGCCGACCGGGTCACCCGCATGCTCACCGAGCTCCTGGACATCTCCCGCCTGGAGAAGGGCCGGCTCCACCTCCGCACCCGCATCGTGGACCTGCCGGCCCTGGCCCGCTCGGTGGTCGACAAGGTGGCCCTGGAGGAGGAGGCGCTGGAGGTGGAGCTCTCGTTCCCCGACGACCTCCCCGAGGTGCTGGCCGACGCCGACAAGGTGGAGCAGGTGCTCACCAACCTGGTCGAGAACGCGGCCAAGTACGCCAGCCCCGAGGGCCTGCGCATCGAGGGCGCGGTGGCGGCCGGCGGTGCGGTGGTGGCCGTCGCCGTCCACGACCGGGGACCGGGCATCCCGCCCGAGGACCTGCCCCGGGTCTTCGAGCGGTTCTTCCGCCGCGAGGTGGGCCGGCCCACCGGCACCGGCCTGGGCCTGTGGATCAGCCGGGGCCTGGTCGAGGCCCACGGCGGCACCCTCACCGCGGCGTCGGTGGCCGGCCAGGGCAGCACCTTCACCTTCACGCTGCCGGTCGGCGCCCCACCCGGCCCGTAG
- the pheS gene encoding phenylalanine--tRNA ligase subunit alpha translates to MGASVIDDITEIGAAAERALRQAPDLDTLRARVAELTGKQSALAAAKRALGGLEPDQRREAGLALNRVNGEVGRAAAERRAELEAEARAARLAAERLDLTEVRPEGGPGHLHLVTQTMEELEDIFVGMGFAVAEGPEVEDDWHNFTGLNLPPYHPARDMQDTFFVEAGEPGDVVLRTHTSPVQLRVMEQQEPPIYVVAPGRVHRNEARDATHLATFHQIEALVVDRGITFGHLAGTIEAFTRAYFGAGYTSRLRPSYFPFTEPSGEFDVQRPDGSWLELGGCGMVHPNVLRNGGIDPETFTGFAFGFGVDRLALMRHGVPDLREILSVDVRFLEQF, encoded by the coding sequence ATGGGCGCGTCCGTGATCGACGACATCACCGAGATCGGCGCGGCCGCCGAGCGGGCCCTGCGCCAGGCCCCCGACCTCGACACGCTCCGGGCCCGGGTGGCCGAGCTGACCGGCAAGCAGTCGGCCCTGGCCGCGGCCAAGCGCGCTCTCGGGGGCCTGGAGCCCGACCAGCGGCGGGAGGCCGGCCTGGCCCTCAACCGGGTCAACGGCGAGGTGGGCCGGGCCGCGGCCGAGCGCCGGGCCGAGCTGGAGGCCGAGGCCCGGGCCGCCCGCCTGGCGGCCGAGCGGCTCGACCTCACCGAGGTGCGCCCCGAGGGGGGACCGGGCCACCTGCACCTGGTCACCCAGACCATGGAGGAGCTGGAGGACATCTTCGTGGGCATGGGCTTCGCCGTGGCCGAGGGCCCGGAGGTGGAGGACGACTGGCACAACTTCACCGGCCTCAACCTGCCGCCCTACCACCCGGCCCGGGACATGCAGGACACGTTCTTCGTCGAGGCCGGGGAGCCGGGCGACGTGGTGCTCCGCACCCACACCTCGCCGGTGCAGCTCCGGGTGATGGAGCAGCAGGAGCCGCCCATCTACGTGGTCGCCCCCGGCCGGGTGCACCGCAACGAGGCCCGTGACGCCACCCACCTGGCCACCTTCCACCAGATCGAGGCCCTGGTGGTCGACCGGGGCATCACCTTCGGCCACCTGGCCGGCACCATCGAGGCCTTCACCCGGGCCTACTTCGGGGCCGGCTACACCTCCCGCCTGCGGCCGTCGTACTTCCCGTTCACCGAGCCGTCGGGCGAGTTCGACGTGCAGCGCCCCGACGGGAGCTGGCTGGAGCTGGGCGGCTGCGGCATGGTCCACCCCAACGTGCTCCGCAACGGCGGCATCGACCCCGAGACCTTCACCGGCTTCGCCTTCGGCTTCGGCGTCGACCGCCTGGCCCTCATGCGCCACGGCGTCCCCGACCTGCGCGAGATCCTCTCGGTCGACGTGCGCTTCCTGGAGCAGTTCTGA